One genomic segment of Pseudomonas chlororaphis subsp. aurantiaca includes these proteins:
- a CDS encoding DUF6691 family protein produces the protein MRKVTAFIAGLLFGLGLLLSGMSNPTKVLNFLDLAGQWDPSLALVMLGAIGAAWWPFHWAIKQPNALLGASMQLPTRRDIDRRLIGGSLLFGIGWGIAGICPGPGLTLLFTLHWQAWVFVLALLAGMLLFQWLEARRMH, from the coding sequence ATGCGCAAGGTCACGGCCTTTATCGCCGGCCTGTTGTTTGGCCTCGGCCTGCTGCTGTCGGGCATGAGCAACCCGACCAAGGTCCTGAATTTTCTGGACCTGGCGGGCCAGTGGGACCCGTCCCTGGCCCTGGTGATGCTCGGCGCCATCGGCGCTGCCTGGTGGCCGTTCCACTGGGCCATCAAACAGCCCAATGCCCTGCTCGGCGCGAGCATGCAATTGCCCACCCGCCGCGACATCGACCGCCGCCTGATCGGTGGCAGCCTGCTGTTCGGCATCGGCTGGGGCATCGCCGGCATCTGCCCGGGGCCGGGGCTGACCCTGCTGTTCACGCTCCATTGGCAGGCTTGGGTATTTGTCCTGGCCCTGCTGGCGGGCATGCTGCTGTTTCAATGGCTGGAAGCGCGCCGCATGCACTGA
- a CDS encoding YeeE/YedE family protein translates to MNIDWLHFTPWSALAGGALIGLAAGIFVMANGRIAGISGLLGSLLQPGSEGWSEKALFLSGLLLAPLFWGLFQVLPTIEFQSGIAGLIGAGLLVGLGTRYGAGCTSGHGVCGISRWSPRSLVATLSFMLTGFITVWLLRHGMGL, encoded by the coding sequence ATGAACATCGACTGGCTGCACTTCACCCCCTGGAGCGCCCTCGCCGGTGGCGCGCTGATTGGTCTGGCCGCCGGCATATTTGTGATGGCCAACGGGCGCATCGCCGGGATCAGTGGCCTGTTGGGCAGCCTGCTGCAACCGGGCAGCGAAGGCTGGAGCGAAAAGGCGCTGTTCCTCTCGGGCCTGTTGCTGGCGCCGTTGTTCTGGGGGCTGTTCCAGGTGTTGCCGACAATCGAGTTCCAAAGCGGCATCGCCGGCCTGATCGGCGCCGGGCTGTTGGTGGGCCTGGGTACGCGCTACGGCGCGGGCTGCACCAGTGGTCATGGCGTCTGTGGTATCTCCCGATGGTCGCCGCGCTCATTGGTCGCCACCCTGAGTTTTATGCTGACCGGCTTTATCACGGTCTGGCTGCTGCGCCACGGGATGGGGCTATGA
- a CDS encoding DUF2931 family protein, producing MKVFIALLGALLLTGCLASDPLSAKNDPKSPWWELGFTEPYYMEVWVEDSAVEDINGKLFHRTGRGTASGGNLGYKKEWARGWSEVGGDGRSVIGADLPKRIFVRWQSVVEPQTYRVWIDIPEEARQIMRKTTARRCPETPQQTASYMASVNLGLAPGGIVQVWVRDECHHPIKVTRVQAEVEPLGPSQGKTNGRYAYQISEGSKRYIEKYGIPYGSW from the coding sequence ATGAAAGTATTCATCGCCTTGCTTGGCGCACTGCTGTTGACTGGCTGCCTGGCCAGCGATCCGCTTTCCGCAAAAAACGATCCCAAAAGCCCCTGGTGGGAACTTGGCTTTACCGAACCCTACTACATGGAAGTCTGGGTTGAAGACAGCGCGGTAGAGGATATCAACGGAAAACTGTTTCACCGCACCGGCCGAGGGACTGCATCAGGCGGAAACCTTGGTTATAAAAAGGAATGGGCCAGAGGTTGGAGCGAGGTTGGTGGTGATGGCAGATCAGTGATCGGTGCCGACCTGCCCAAACGCATTTTCGTGCGCTGGCAATCGGTGGTTGAACCACAAACCTACCGGGTATGGATCGATATCCCGGAAGAGGCCCGACAGATCATGCGCAAGACCACGGCCCGTCGGTGCCCGGAAACGCCACAGCAAACCGCCAGCTATATGGCCTCAGTCAATCTAGGGCTGGCGCCGGGAGGCATTGTCCAGGTCTGGGTAAGAGATGAATGTCATCACCCAATCAAAGTCACCCGCGTCCAAGCTGAAGTTGAGCCTTTAGGGCCGAGCCAAGGCAAAACCAATGGCCGTTACGCCTACCAGATCAGTGAAGGGTCCAAACGCTACATAGAGAAATATGGCATTCCCTATGGCAGTTGGTAG
- a CDS encoding DUF2931 family protein: MRVFIALLGTLLLSGCLTTDPLSGKNDPKNPWWDLGFTEPNYMKVWVEDSAVEDINGKLFRRTGGGTAAGEQPEDNRESARGWTGVGIGGKSVVGADLPKRIFVRWQSVVEPQTYRVWIDIPEEARQIMRRATDRRCPETPKQTASYMASVNLGLAPGGIVQVWVRDECRHPIKVVRTQAEVEPLGPDQGKNNGRYAYKVSEKSKRYIEKYGIPYGSW, from the coding sequence ATGCGAGTATTCATCGCCCTGCTGGGCACACTGCTATTAAGTGGCTGCCTGACCACCGATCCGCTATCCGGAAAAAACGACCCTAAAAATCCTTGGTGGGATCTCGGTTTCACCGAGCCCAATTACATGAAAGTCTGGGTTGAAGACAGCGCGGTAGAAGATATCAACGGAAAACTGTTTCGCCGCACCGGCGGCGGAACTGCAGCAGGCGAACAACCTGAGGACAACCGGGAGTCTGCAAGGGGATGGACAGGAGTCGGTATCGGAGGCAAATCCGTGGTGGGTGCCGACCTGCCCAAACGCATTTTCGTGCGCTGGCAATCGGTGGTTGAGCCGCAAACCTATCGGGTATGGATCGACATCCCGGAAGAGGCCCGACAGATCATGCGCAGGGCGACCGACCGTCGTTGCCCAGAAACGCCAAAACAAACCGCCAGCTATATGGCCTCGGTCAATCTGGGGCTGGCGCCGGGCGGCATTGTTCAAGTGTGGGTAAGGGATGAATGCCGTCATCCGATCAAAGTAGTGCGGACCCAAGCCGAAGTTGAGCCACTAGGACCGGACCAAGGCAAAAACAATGGGCGTTACGCCTATAAGGTCAGCGAAAAATCCAAACGCTATATAGAGAAATACGGCATTCCCTATGGCAGTTGGTAA
- a CDS encoding phospholipase effector Tle1 domain-containing protein, with amino-acid sequence MASNGHGPMPNLLRPATPNQRSAERAAETEQPSYGEQLWAQYEKYAKEPAPPPEKVQVALRIGVFFDGTGNNASNSAMGQICGAQNPIEARDIDGSCKPYMRDPESSYGNDVSNVKRLSDLYFSEQESEGKGLQRQAFRSIYIEGIGTQAGEKDSVITSGTGRGGTGISGCVQKAFIEIKQRLGIFFEQNPDSEITSLTFDAFGFSRGVAAARHFANEVVRWLGPLELILHDHSKAFSPRFNRQYGNDLDMGFIGLFDTVPSVAGVSNLGNVRSAITPGIKLHLDRRYFRSVVQLVARDEYRANFALSRVKPDHMEITLPGAHSDIGGGYLDEVQECVLVSPMQALEVPLNTDVTHTSIYRDAVQAKSCWLDKGWPAQWLEIVTPKPMVLSQNPQDRLGLRQKRVYAGLQLKRPMSNRLSRVYLRVIYELARENGVCFNTIDEQDPYYAIPQELQALCDRFVAGDYSTTPAEETMLKLRYIHLSAHWNHPLGKQDGGSLKVVYINAPTADAVRVQHPHVPDWTLW; translated from the coding sequence ATGGCCAGCAACGGACACGGGCCAATGCCCAACCTTCTACGGCCCGCCACCCCCAACCAGCGCTCCGCTGAACGCGCCGCCGAGACCGAACAGCCCAGCTACGGCGAACAGCTCTGGGCCCAGTACGAGAAATACGCCAAGGAGCCTGCGCCACCACCTGAAAAGGTTCAGGTGGCGCTGCGCATCGGTGTGTTTTTCGACGGCACTGGCAACAACGCCAGCAACTCGGCCATGGGCCAGATTTGCGGGGCGCAGAATCCTATCGAAGCCAGGGATATCGATGGCAGTTGCAAGCCGTATATGAGGGATCCAGAGAGCAGTTATGGGAATGATGTGAGCAATGTTAAGCGGTTGAGTGATTTGTACTTTTCCGAACAGGAATCTGAAGGTAAGGGCCTACAAAGACAGGCCTTTCGCTCCATCTATATCGAAGGTATCGGCACGCAAGCTGGCGAAAAAGATAGCGTGATCACCTCGGGAACGGGGCGTGGCGGTACGGGAATATCAGGATGTGTGCAGAAGGCATTTATCGAGATCAAGCAACGTCTTGGCATTTTCTTCGAGCAGAACCCTGACAGCGAAATTACCTCTCTGACCTTCGATGCTTTCGGCTTTAGCCGAGGCGTCGCAGCAGCCCGGCACTTTGCCAATGAAGTCGTGCGCTGGCTCGGGCCACTCGAGCTGATTCTGCACGACCACTCCAAGGCCTTCAGTCCCCGCTTCAACCGACAGTACGGCAACGACCTAGACATGGGCTTTATCGGCCTGTTCGATACGGTACCGTCGGTTGCCGGCGTGAGTAATCTGGGTAACGTGCGCAGCGCCATTACCCCAGGAATCAAACTGCACCTCGACCGTCGCTACTTTCGCTCAGTCGTCCAGTTGGTTGCCCGCGACGAGTACCGCGCCAACTTTGCCCTGAGCCGGGTCAAACCCGACCACATGGAGATCACCCTGCCCGGTGCACACTCGGATATCGGTGGTGGTTATCTGGATGAGGTGCAGGAGTGTGTACTCGTCAGTCCAATGCAGGCGCTGGAGGTGCCGCTCAATACTGATGTGACCCACACCTCGATTTACCGAGACGCGGTACAGGCAAAATCGTGCTGGCTGGACAAGGGCTGGCCCGCACAATGGCTGGAGATCGTCACACCGAAGCCTATGGTTCTGTCGCAAAACCCACAGGACCGCCTCGGTTTACGACAAAAACGGGTGTATGCCGGCCTACAACTCAAGCGCCCTATGAGCAACAGGCTATCGAGGGTGTATCTACGCGTTATATATGAACTGGCCAGGGAGAATGGCGTGTGCTTCAACACCATCGACGAACAAGATCCGTATTACGCCATCCCGCAAGAGCTTCAAGCCCTTTGCGACAGGTTTGTCGCTGGTGACTACAGTACGACTCCAGCCGAGGAAACCATGCTCAAGCTGCGTTATATCCATCTCTCGGCCCACTGGAACCACCCGCTTGGCAAACAGGATGGCGGCAGCCTTAAAGTCGTCTACATCAACGCCCCCACGGCAGATGCCGTGCGAGTACAACACCCTCACGTACCTGACTGGACGCTTTGGTAA
- a CDS encoding sulfite exporter TauE/SafE family protein — MSEYSLLGAGLGALIGAILALTGAGGGILAVPLLVFGLGLSMVEAAPIGLLAVGLAAAVGAVLGLREGIVRYRAAGFVAAIGILMAPVGLWLAHRLPNLPLALLFSAVLLYACGRILLKATRELRHGQPAPRAAFQPCVLNPLQGRLRWTLPCARALTFTGMLSGLLSGLLGVGGGFVIIPALTRYTNLDSKSIVATSLAVIALVSTGSVITASLSGVMHWAVGAPFAGGAVLGLIAGRQVARYLAGPRLQQLFALVGMLAAVMLSLGALGAWR, encoded by the coding sequence ATGAGTGAGTACAGCTTGTTGGGCGCCGGGCTCGGCGCACTGATCGGGGCGATCCTGGCGTTGACCGGGGCCGGCGGCGGGATTCTCGCGGTGCCGCTGCTGGTGTTCGGCCTCGGCCTGAGCATGGTCGAGGCGGCGCCCATCGGCCTGCTCGCGGTGGGCCTGGCCGCGGCCGTGGGCGCGGTGCTGGGGCTGCGCGAAGGCATCGTGCGTTACCGCGCCGCCGGTTTCGTCGCCGCCATCGGCATCCTCATGGCGCCGGTCGGCCTGTGGCTGGCCCACCGCCTGCCGAACCTGCCCCTGGCCCTGCTGTTTTCCGCGGTGCTGCTGTACGCCTGTGGACGCATCCTGCTCAAGGCCACCCGCGAACTGCGCCACGGCCAACCCGCACCCCGAGCGGCCTTCCAGCCTTGCGTGCTCAACCCCTTGCAGGGCCGGCTGCGCTGGACCCTGCCCTGCGCTCGCGCCCTGACCTTCACCGGCATGCTCTCCGGGCTGCTCTCCGGCCTGCTCGGCGTCGGCGGCGGCTTCGTGATCATCCCGGCGCTGACCCGCTACACCAACCTGGACAGCAAAAGCATCGTCGCCACCTCCCTGGCGGTGATCGCCCTGGTGTCCACCGGCAGCGTGATCACCGCCAGCCTCAGCGGCGTGATGCACTGGGCCGTGGGTGCGCCCTTCGCCGGCGGCGCGGTGCTGGGGCTGATCGCCGGCCGGCAGGTCGCCCGTTACCTGGCGGGGCCGCGGTTGCAGCAGTTGTTTGCGTTGGTGGGGATGTTGGCGGCGGTGATGCTCAGCCTGGGGGCGCTAGGAGCCTGGCGTTAA
- a CDS encoding NAD(P)/FAD-dependent oxidoreductase, giving the protein MRPISPTQQAVNGSHQVLIVGGGAAGIATASSLISREPHLDVAIIDPADTHYYQPGWTLVGAGVFRAEDTARSMASLIPKGVTWIQAAVSSFEPEHNALLLNDGRVLGYDQLVVCPGLKLDWNAIEGLSETLGKNGVTSNYRYDLAPYTWQLAQNLKQGQALFSQPPMPIKCAGAPQKAMYLSCDHWLRSGRLGQINTRFLNAGGVLFGVPDYVPALMEYVKKYNIALDFGHNLVAVDGPGKRATFVRNNAEGQLERVELPFDMLHVVPPQTAPDFIRNSPLADAAGWIDVDPHSLRHTRYSNIHGLGDGTNTSNAKTAAAARKQAPVVATNVLVNLKRLPTRAQYDGYGSCPLTVERGKIVLAEFTYGGKVAPSFPAWLLDGRQPTRRAWWLKERILPPLYWRGMLKGHEWLARPSLVTDLPES; this is encoded by the coding sequence ATGCGCCCTATTTCCCCTACCCAACAAGCCGTCAACGGCAGCCACCAGGTGCTGATCGTCGGCGGCGGCGCGGCCGGCATTGCCACCGCGTCCAGCCTGATCAGCCGCGAACCGCACCTGGACGTCGCCATCATCGACCCGGCCGACACCCACTATTACCAACCCGGCTGGACCCTGGTCGGCGCCGGGGTGTTCCGCGCCGAAGACACCGCGCGCAGCATGGCCTCGCTGATCCCCAAGGGGGTGACCTGGATCCAGGCGGCGGTGAGCAGCTTCGAGCCGGAGCACAATGCCCTGCTGCTCAACGACGGTCGCGTGCTGGGTTATGACCAGTTGGTGGTCTGCCCGGGCCTCAAGCTCGACTGGAACGCCATCGAGGGCCTGAGCGAAACCCTCGGCAAAAACGGCGTGACCTCCAACTACCGCTACGACCTGGCGCCCTACACCTGGCAACTGGCGCAGAACCTCAAGCAGGGCCAGGCGCTGTTCAGCCAGCCGCCGATGCCGATCAAATGCGCCGGCGCGCCACAGAAGGCCATGTACCTGTCCTGCGATCACTGGCTGCGCAGCGGCCGGCTGGGGCAGATCAACACCCGTTTTTTGAATGCCGGCGGCGTGCTGTTCGGTGTGCCGGACTACGTACCGGCACTGATGGAGTACGTGAAGAAGTACAACATCGCCCTGGATTTCGGCCACAACCTGGTGGCGGTGGACGGCCCTGGCAAACGGGCGACCTTCGTGCGCAACAACGCCGAAGGCCAGCTGGAACGCGTCGAGCTGCCCTTCGACATGCTGCACGTGGTGCCGCCGCAAACCGCCCCGGACTTTATCCGCAACAGCCCGCTGGCCGACGCCGCCGGCTGGATCGACGTCGACCCGCACAGCCTGCGGCACACGCGCTACAGCAACATCCATGGCCTGGGCGACGGGACCAATACCAGCAACGCGAAAACCGCCGCCGCCGCGCGCAAGCAGGCGCCGGTGGTGGCCACCAACGTGCTGGTGAACCTCAAGCGCCTGCCGACCCGGGCGCAGTACGACGGCTACGGCTCCTGCCCGCTGACCGTGGAGCGCGGCAAGATCGTCCTCGCCGAATTCACCTATGGCGGCAAGGTCGCGCCGAGCTTTCCGGCCTGGCTGCTCGACGGGCGCCAGCCGACCCGGCGCGCCTGGTGGCTGAAGGAGCGCATCCTGCCGCCGCTGTACTGGCGCGGCATGCTCAAGGGCCATGAGTGGCTGGCGCGGCCCAGCCTGGTGACGGACCTGCCAGAATCATGA
- a CDS encoding MBL fold metallo-hydrolase: MIIGASLCVEAFFDHQTWTISYLVMDLDTRRCALIDSVLDYDPKSGRTRTESADKLIARVRELDAQVDWILETHVHADHLSAAAYLKAQLGARVAIGNQITVVQQVFGQLFNEGQGFARDGSQFDVLLEDDSRFTIGNLQARALHTPGHTPACMTYLVQVGEETVAFVGDTLFMPDYGTARCDFPGADARTLYRSIGKILALPPQTRLFMCHDYLPNGRELQYMTTVAEQRANNIHIHEGIDEDAFVRMREARDATLEMPVLILPSVQVNMRSGQFPEPDDNGVSYLKIPLNVL; this comes from the coding sequence ATGATCATCGGCGCATCGCTGTGCGTAGAAGCCTTTTTCGACCACCAGACGTGGACCATCAGCTATCTGGTGATGGACCTCGACACCCGGCGCTGCGCGCTGATCGACAGCGTGCTGGACTACGACCCCAAGTCCGGCCGCACCCGCACCGAGTCCGCCGACAAGCTGATTGCCCGGGTGCGCGAACTCGATGCCCAGGTCGACTGGATCCTCGAAACCCACGTGCACGCCGATCACCTGTCCGCCGCGGCTTACCTCAAGGCCCAGCTCGGCGCCCGGGTGGCGATCGGCAACCAGATCACCGTGGTGCAGCAGGTGTTTGGCCAGTTGTTCAACGAAGGCCAGGGTTTTGCCCGCGACGGCAGCCAGTTCGACGTGCTGCTTGAAGACGACAGCCGCTTCACCATCGGCAACCTCCAGGCCCGCGCCCTGCACACCCCCGGCCATACCCCGGCGTGCATGACCTATCTGGTACAGGTCGGTGAGGAGACCGTGGCCTTTGTCGGCGACACCCTGTTCATGCCCGACTACGGCACCGCCCGCTGCGACTTCCCCGGCGCCGACGCGCGCACCCTGTACCGCTCCATCGGCAAGATCCTCGCCCTGCCACCGCAGACCCGGCTGTTCATGTGCCACGACTACCTGCCCAACGGCCGCGAGCTGCAATACATGACCACGGTCGCCGAACAGCGCGCCAACAATATCCATATCCATGAAGGGATCGATGAGGACGCCTTTGTGCGCATGCGCGAAGCCCGCGACGCCACCCTGGAAATGCCGGTGCTGATCCTGCCCTCGGTGCAGGTCAACATGCGCAGCGGCCAGTTCCCCGAGCCCGACGACAACGGCGTGAGCTACCTGAAGATCCCGCTGAACGTCCTTTAA
- a CDS encoding sigma-54 interaction domain-containing protein: MPQSTHALANAEMLALMSYLEHDAQPTILLDTDYNILAANTAYQRQFGVEGKPHVGAKCYRVSHQFAVPCDQAGEHCPMRKAFETRLPERLLHIHHTPRGPEHVDVELRPILGDAGQVVAYVERLSSVAVASVQPQQKGLVGRSPAFNAALSALQRAAPSQIPVLLQGESGTGKELFARALHDGSPRASGPLVVVDCTGLTETLLESELFGYEKGAFTGALQRKIGLAEAAHGGTLFLDEIGEVPLAMQVKLLRLIESGSFRPVGSLRTVHSDFRLVSATHKPLKEMVAAGAFRQDLYYRISAFPIRLPALRERSDDLPLLIDSLLQRLAPGAVPRVAPQALERLGLYAYPGNIRELRNILERARLFSDDGVIRVEDLPEELRAGSAAVTTQPSRRRAGKDLEQLAHALEVFEGSRSELAKALGLSERTLYRRLKALGIS; this comes from the coding sequence ATGCCCCAGTCCACCCATGCCCTCGCCAATGCTGAAATGTTAGCCCTGATGTCCTATCTGGAACATGACGCGCAGCCGACGATCCTGTTAGACACCGACTACAACATCCTCGCGGCCAACACCGCCTACCAGCGCCAGTTCGGCGTCGAGGGCAAACCCCATGTCGGCGCCAAGTGCTACCGGGTGTCCCACCAGTTCGCGGTGCCCTGCGACCAGGCCGGCGAACATTGCCCGATGCGCAAGGCCTTCGAGACCCGCCTGCCGGAACGCCTGCTGCATATCCATCACACCCCGCGCGGGCCGGAGCATGTGGACGTCGAGCTGCGGCCGATCCTCGGCGACGCGGGGCAGGTGGTGGCCTATGTCGAGCGCTTGAGTTCGGTGGCGGTGGCCTCGGTGCAGCCGCAGCAGAAGGGTTTGGTGGGCCGTTCGCCGGCCTTCAATGCGGCCTTGAGTGCCCTGCAACGGGCGGCGCCGTCGCAGATCCCGGTGCTGTTGCAGGGCGAGTCCGGTACCGGCAAGGAGCTGTTTGCCCGTGCCCTGCACGACGGCAGCCCGCGCGCCAGCGGGCCGCTGGTGGTGGTCGATTGCACCGGCTTGACCGAGACCTTGCTGGAGAGCGAACTGTTCGGCTACGAGAAGGGCGCCTTCACCGGCGCCCTGCAACGCAAGATCGGCCTGGCCGAAGCGGCCCATGGCGGCACCCTGTTTCTCGACGAGATCGGCGAAGTGCCGCTGGCGATGCAGGTCAAGCTGCTGCGGCTGATCGAGTCCGGCAGCTTTCGTCCGGTGGGCAGCCTGCGCACCGTGCATTCGGACTTCCGCCTGGTCTCGGCGACCCACAAGCCGCTCAAGGAAATGGTCGCCGCCGGCGCCTTCCGCCAGGACCTGTACTACCGCATCAGCGCCTTCCCGATCCGCCTGCCGGCCCTGCGCGAGCGCAGCGACGACCTGCCGCTGCTGATCGACAGCCTGCTGCAACGCCTGGCACCGGGCGCGGTGCCGCGGGTCGCGCCGCAGGCCCTGGAGCGCCTGGGCCTGTATGCCTACCCGGGCAATATCCGCGAGCTGCGCAATATCCTCGAACGGGCGCGCTTGTTCAGCGACGACGGGGTGATCCGCGTCGAGGACCTGCCCGAGGAGTTGCGCGCCGGCAGCGCCGCCGTCACCACCCAGCCGAGCCGGCGCCGCGCGGGCAAGGACCTGGAACAACTGGCCCACGCCCTGGAAGTGTTCGAAGGCTCACGCAGCGAACTGGCCAAGGCCCTGGGCCTGAGCGAACGCACCCTGTACCGACGCCTGAAAGCCCTGGGCATTTCCTGA
- a CDS encoding PAS domain S-box protein, which yields MSQDLLATETNRRQLQQIISGLSDGVILLEADRRIVWANEAALAMHGVEDISELGADDRQYAERFALRYRNNHPLALESYPINRVAAGETFSDVVVEVRSGEGEEERTWVHRVRSMILTDRAGEVESLVLILSDATEWASAEQRFEKTFNSNPAPAVICRLSDLRYIKVNQGFLEMTGYARDQVIGRSVYEVDVLEGAERKDLAIERLNQGATIPQMQAELRLPEGGSKLVIVAGQPLDINEEDCMLFSFMDLEPRRKAEVALRQSEERFAKAFRLTPVPTLVCGADSQQIVDVNEAFLDSTGYAAEELLGKTVEEVGFIASPQACASLFGALEKSADVRNLDLRVLKKGGELLDCVVSADTVNIQDKPSYLLVLMDITERKRSELELVSAIEEVMRDASWFSQTLIEKLANVRSANQAEQPSASFTDLTVRERDVLGLICEGLADKEIAARLQLAPSTVRNHVATVYSKLAVHSRAEAIVWARERGLFSGDRRGKAQR from the coding sequence ATGAGCCAGGATCTACTCGCCACCGAAACCAATCGCCGCCAGTTGCAGCAGATCATTTCCGGACTGTCCGACGGGGTCATCCTGCTCGAGGCGGACCGGCGTATCGTCTGGGCCAACGAGGCGGCGCTGGCCATGCACGGGGTCGAAGACATCAGTGAGCTGGGCGCCGACGACCGCCAGTACGCCGAACGTTTCGCCCTGCGTTATCGCAACAATCACCCCCTGGCGCTGGAGAGTTACCCGATCAACCGGGTCGCCGCCGGAGAGACCTTCAGCGATGTGGTGGTGGAGGTGCGCAGCGGCGAGGGCGAGGAGGAACGCACCTGGGTGCATCGGGTGCGCAGCATGATCCTCACCGACCGCGCCGGCGAGGTGGAGTCCCTGGTGCTGATCCTCAGCGACGCCACCGAATGGGCCAGCGCCGAACAGCGTTTCGAGAAGACCTTCAATTCCAACCCGGCGCCGGCGGTGATCTGCCGCCTCAGCGACCTGCGCTACATCAAGGTCAACCAGGGCTTCCTGGAAATGACCGGTTATGCCCGCGACCAGGTGATTGGCCGCTCGGTGTACGAAGTGGATGTGCTGGAGGGCGCCGAGCGCAAGGACCTGGCCATCGAGCGCCTGAACCAGGGCGCGACCATCCCGCAGATGCAGGCCGAGCTGCGCCTGCCCGAAGGTGGCAGCAAGCTGGTGATAGTCGCTGGCCAGCCGCTGGATATCAACGAAGAAGACTGCATGCTGTTTTCCTTTATGGACCTGGAGCCGCGGCGCAAGGCGGAGGTTGCCCTGCGCCAGAGCGAGGAGCGTTTTGCCAAGGCGTTCCGCCTGACGCCGGTGCCGACCCTGGTGTGCGGCGCCGACAGCCAGCAGATTGTCGACGTCAACGAGGCCTTTCTCGACAGCACCGGTTATGCCGCCGAAGAGCTGCTGGGCAAGACCGTGGAGGAGGTGGGTTTTATCGCCAGCCCGCAGGCCTGCGCCAGCCTGTTCGGCGCCTTGGAGAAAAGCGCCGACGTGCGCAACCTCGACCTCCGGGTGTTGAAGAAGGGCGGCGAACTGCTCGACTGCGTGGTCTCGGCCGACACCGTGAACATCCAGGACAAGCCCAGCTACTTGCTGGTGCTGATGGACATCACCGAGCGCAAGCGCTCCGAGCTGGAGCTGGTGTCGGCGATCGAGGAGGTGATGCGTGACGCCTCGTGGTTCAGCCAGACCCTGATCGAGAAACTGGCCAATGTCCGTAGCGCCAACCAGGCCGAGCAGCCCAGTGCGTCCTTTACCGACCTGACCGTCCGCGAGCGCGATGTGCTGGGGCTGATCTGCGAGGGCCTGGCCGACAAGGAGATCGCCGCGCGCCTGCAGCTGGCGCCCAGCACGGTGCGCAATCACGTGGCCACGGTGTACTCCAAGCTGGCGGTGCACAGCCGCGCCGAGGCCATCGTGTGGGCTCGTGAGCGCGGGCTTTTCAGCGGCGACCGTCGCGGCAAGGCGCAGCGCTGA
- a CDS encoding CsbD family protein: MRSEQIKGAMDTAAGKAQGAVGELLDDQQMRLEGAARQAAGQLQETYGEALDSVSRFVRDKPMASVAILAGIGLLAGLLWRRR; encoded by the coding sequence ATGCGTAGCGAACAGATCAAAGGTGCGATGGACACGGCGGCCGGCAAGGCCCAGGGCGCAGTAGGCGAGCTGCTGGACGACCAGCAGATGCGCCTGGAGGGCGCGGCTCGCCAGGCGGCCGGGCAGTTGCAGGAAACCTATGGCGAGGCCCTGGACAGCGTCTCCCGCTTTGTCCGTGACAAACCCATGGCCAGTGTCGCCATCCTCGCCGGGATCGGCCTGCTGGCCGGCCTGTTGTGGCGTCGCCGCTGA
- a CDS encoding DUF1652 domain-containing protein, which produces MISQAQLRRYIEQGFAPLACAFSTGSDSTLTLRVFEPESGRVDLVVTGIDPRTLATEADVLAMIEELLYELRSNSISLVHLS; this is translated from the coding sequence GTGATTTCCCAGGCGCAGTTGCGCCGCTATATCGAACAGGGCTTTGCGCCCCTGGCCTGTGCCTTCAGCACCGGCTCCGATTCCACACTGACCCTGCGGGTCTTCGAGCCTGAAAGCGGACGGGTCGACCTGGTGGTCACCGGCATCGACCCGCGCACGCTCGCGACAGAAGCGGACGTGCTGGCGATGATCGAGGAGCTGCTGTACGAGTTGCGCAGCAACTCCATCAGCCTGGTGCATTTATCCTGA